DNA sequence from the Acidothermus cellulolyticus 11B genome:
GGCGCTACCTCGTCTCAGCCTGCTTCGGGGTGTTTCTCGGCCTCTCGGTGCTCGCGCACGAACTTGCCCACCTCGTCGCGGCCCGGTGGTTCGGGATCCCGAGCGACCGCATTGTCCTGACCGCACTGGCCGGCCACACTGCGCTGAGCCGCGAACCCGACCGGCCACGGCGGATGTTCGTCGTGGCCCTGAGCGGGCCGCTCGCCAACCTGCTCATCGCGGCAGCCGCGGCGGCCGCCCACCGGGTGCTGCCGGCGCACACGGTCTCCGCGGTGCTCACGGCAGGTCTTGCCTGGACCAACGGCATCGTCGGTGTCTACAACCTGCTGCCCGGGCTCCCGCTGGACGGCGGCCAGATGCTGCGCGCACTGGTCTGGGCGATAACCCGCCGGCCGCGGCTCGGCGTCCTTGTCGGCGCCTGGTCGGGCCGGCTGGTCGGACTGGCGACCGTACTCTTCGGCGCCTATCTCTTCACCCGTCGGGAACCGAACGCCCAGCTCGACGGCCTCTGGGCGTTGCTGATCGGCGGAATGCTGCTCATGTCATCCGGCGCGGTTCTGCGTCAGCAGGCGCTGCGGGACAAGTTGCCTCAGCTCTCCGCCCGGGCCCTCACCCGCCGGGCGCTTCCGGTCACCGCTGACGTGCCGCTGGCCGAAGCGGTACGCCGCGCGCAGGAGTCGAAGGCCGGGGGACTCGTCATTGTCGACGGGTATGGCCGGCCCACTGCCGTGGTGAGCGAAGCGGCTGTCGTCGCCACCCCGGAGTCCCGCCGGCCGTGGGTGAGCGTCGCCACCGTGAGCCGCACAATTTCGCACTCCGAGCTCCTTCCGGCGGATCTCGCCGGCGAAGCCCTGCTGGAGCGGCTGCGGTCCACGCCGGCCTCCGAGTACGTCGTCGTTGACACGGACGGCGCGATCTACGGCGTCCTCGCCGCGGCGGATGTCGCCGCCGCGCTGCGGGGCTGAGACCACCCGATACCCTGCGGCACGTGACCGCCGACGCGTTAGCGCCAGGAGACCGGGTCCAACTCATCGACCCCAAGGGACGGCGTCATCTGATCGTCCTCGAACCGGGCCGGCAATTCCACACCCACCAAGGAATCATCGAGCACGATCACCTGATCGGCCAGCCGGAAGGTTGCGTCGTCCAGTCCACCCGGGGGACGGCGTACCTTGCCTTCCGGCCGACGCTCGCTGACTTTGTCCTGGCCATGCCGCGCGGTGCAGCGGTCGTCTACCCCAAGGACGCCGCGATGATCATCGGGTACGCCGACGTCTTCCCGGGAGCGGTCGTGCTCGAGGCAGGCGCCGGTTCGGGCGCCCTCACCTGCTGGCTGCTCCGGGCGGCTGGCGATCGCGGCAAGGTGATCTCTGTGGAGCGGCGGCCGGATTTCGCGATGATCGCCCGGCGCAACGTGACGCGGTTCTTTGGCGCCCTCCCGCCGACGTGGCGGCTGGTCGTCGGTGATCTCACCGAGGTGACCGCCGCGGCACCTATCCGGCGGGTTGATCGAATCGTCCTCGATCTGCTGGAACCGTGGGCCTGCGTGCCGGCGGTCGCGCGCCTGCTGGTGCCGGGTGGACTGCTCTGCAGCTACGTCGCCACCACGACGCAGCTCAGCCGGATCGTCGAGACCCTACGGTCCCACGGGGAATTCGCTGAGCCGGTCGCGTTCGAGACGTTGCTGCGCACCTGGCACGTTGACGGACTCGCCGTTCGCCCGGACCACCGCATGATCGGCCACACCGGATTCCTCGTGCTGGCCCGCCGGGTCGCGGACGGCGTCATCCCGCCGCCGCGGCGCCGCCGTCCGGCTCACGGCGCCCACCGGCTCCCCGAGAGCCAACCGCCGGGGGGCGAGGACGGGTAACCGGGTTCCCGCGGTCAGTCCGCCGCGTCCGGACCAGCGATCTCGACCCCGTCAGCAACCCGGACGACGTGAATGCACGCCCCAGGACAACGCCGGGCCGAATCGACCACTTCGGCGAGGCAGCCGCCGGGCACCCGGACCCGCGCACCCGGTTCGGTGCGGAGCTCACCGTCCGGGCCCTTCACGTAGGCCAGACCATCCAGGTCGAGCTCGAACACGTCACGAGCTTCCTGGACGCACAGCCCGTCGCCGGTGCAGAGCGACTGGTCGATCCAGACCTCGACCGCGGGTTCGGTGGCCGTTTCGTCGCCGGACGTTGACCTCACCT
Encoded proteins:
- a CDS encoding site-2 protease family protein; translation: MNPASPPEASRPSSGSGLRLGYVFGAPVIVGPSWLLFLAWITWQFAPVVADAVPGIREGRYLVSACFGVFLGLSVLAHELAHLVAARWFGIPSDRIVLTALAGHTALSREPDRPRRMFVVALSGPLANLLIAAAAAAAHRVLPAHTVSAVLTAGLAWTNGIVGVYNLLPGLPLDGGQMLRALVWAITRRPRLGVLVGAWSGRLVGLATVLFGAYLFTRREPNAQLDGLWALLIGGMLLMSSGAVLRQQALRDKLPQLSARALTRRALPVTADVPLAEAVRRAQESKAGGLVIVDGYGRPTAVVSEAAVVATPESRRPWVSVATVSRTISHSELLPADLAGEALLERLRSTPASEYVVVDTDGAIYGVLAAADVAAALRG
- a CDS encoding tRNA (adenine-N1)-methyltransferase, whose product is MTADALAPGDRVQLIDPKGRRHLIVLEPGRQFHTHQGIIEHDHLIGQPEGCVVQSTRGTAYLAFRPTLADFVLAMPRGAAVVYPKDAAMIIGYADVFPGAVVLEAGAGSGALTCWLLRAAGDRGKVISVERRPDFAMIARRNVTRFFGALPPTWRLVVGDLTEVTAAAPIRRVDRIVLDLLEPWACVPAVARLLVPGGLLCSYVATTTQLSRIVETLRSHGEFAEPVAFETLLRTWHVDGLAVRPDHRMIGHTGFLVLARRVADGVIPPPRRRRPAHGAHRLPESQPPGGEDG
- a CDS encoding ferredoxin; translated protein: MRSTSGDETATEPAVEVWIDQSLCTGDGLCVQEARDVFELDLDGLAYVKGPDGELRTEPGARVRVPGGCLAEVVDSARRCPGACIHVVRVADGVEIAGPDAAD